The Shewanella sp. MTB7 genome includes a window with the following:
- a CDS encoding M13 family metallopeptidase, giving the protein MKRVSKLAISIALSLGLTACSNNEANVPTVQVKTKVSGVEKANFDPSVRHQDDFFYSVNGHWLANTPIPDDKSNYGAFSVLYEQSQNALKKIIDDAASKPNKLNGSSEQKVGDFYASYMNTDIVEQLGVSPLNEQLSDISLAKDHADIASLMGSLLLSGVQIPFGFYVNNDAKNSTQYAVYLYQSGLTLPDRDYYLKDDDKFVANRVALNAYVTDIMILSGSKDAKRVAMSVAKIELFIAQSQWSRVESRDVNKSYNKMNRAELQANTPEFDFVQFAASADISEVKEVIVRQKSYFEKFGAHFDDFSVEEWQDYLSFHLVDSYAELLSQNFVDLYFDFHSKTLMGIEAQKPRWKRAVDSADQVIGELVGKEYVKEHFQPEAKEKMELLIQDLIKGFEVSINELEWMTPETKIAAQEKLSKFTYKIGYPDKWRDYTELTIKPDELVGNYQRYAKFEYKTMLDKLGKPIDRTEWHMTPQTVNAYYNPVMNEIVFPAAILQPPFFNMDADDAINFGGIGAVIGHEISHGFDDQGAKYDGDGNLRDWWTDADREEFQKRGAQLSAQYSKYEALPGKHVNGDLTLGENIGDLGGLTVAARSYHLSLNGKQGPVIDGLTGEQRLFVGWSQVWRRNYRDEELGRRLMTDSHSPSHFRAMGTPRNIPAFYQAFDLKEGDKMFLAPEDRVKIW; this is encoded by the coding sequence ATGAAAAGAGTAAGTAAGCTGGCAATCAGTATTGCCTTAAGTTTAGGGCTGACAGCGTGCAGTAACAATGAAGCTAATGTGCCAACGGTGCAGGTTAAAACTAAGGTTTCAGGTGTCGAGAAAGCTAACTTTGATCCCTCAGTACGTCATCAAGATGACTTTTTTTACAGTGTCAATGGCCACTGGCTGGCCAATACTCCTATCCCGGATGATAAATCTAATTATGGTGCTTTTTCCGTTCTTTATGAGCAGAGCCAAAATGCGCTAAAAAAAATCATTGATGACGCGGCTTCAAAGCCAAATAAACTAAATGGTTCAAGTGAACAAAAGGTCGGTGATTTCTATGCTAGCTATATGAATACCGACATTGTAGAGCAATTAGGTGTTTCACCATTGAATGAACAACTCTCTGATATCTCGCTAGCAAAAGATCATGCTGACATTGCGAGCTTAATGGGAAGCTTGTTATTAAGTGGTGTACAGATCCCATTTGGTTTCTATGTTAATAACGATGCTAAGAACTCTACTCAATACGCTGTCTATTTATATCAATCTGGCCTTACCCTGCCAGATCGTGACTATTACTTGAAAGATGACGACAAATTTGTTGCCAATAGAGTAGCACTAAACGCCTACGTGACAGATATCATGATCCTGTCTGGCAGCAAAGATGCTAAGCGGGTTGCGATGAGTGTCGCCAAAATTGAACTCTTTATTGCCCAGAGCCAATGGAGTCGTGTTGAATCTCGTGATGTGAATAAGAGTTATAACAAGATGAATAGAGCTGAACTGCAGGCAAATACGCCAGAGTTTGATTTTGTGCAATTTGCTGCGAGTGCTGATATCAGTGAAGTGAAAGAGGTGATTGTTCGTCAAAAATCCTATTTTGAAAAATTCGGCGCTCATTTCGATGACTTTAGCGTTGAGGAGTGGCAGGACTACTTATCATTTCATTTAGTCGATAGTTATGCAGAACTCCTAAGTCAGAACTTTGTGGATCTGTATTTTGACTTTCACAGTAAAACCTTGATGGGAATTGAAGCTCAGAAGCCGCGATGGAAAAGAGCCGTTGATTCAGCGGATCAAGTTATTGGTGAGCTGGTGGGTAAAGAATATGTGAAGGAGCACTTTCAGCCTGAAGCGAAAGAGAAGATGGAATTACTTATCCAAGATCTGATTAAAGGTTTTGAGGTGAGCATCAATGAGCTTGAGTGGATGACTCCAGAAACTAAGATAGCAGCGCAAGAAAAGCTATCTAAGTTTACCTATAAAATTGGCTATCCCGATAAATGGAGAGACTACACAGAGCTAACCATTAAACCTGATGAGCTGGTGGGTAACTATCAACGTTATGCCAAATTCGAATACAAGACCATGTTGGATAAGCTGGGTAAGCCTATCGATCGAACCGAATGGCATATGACACCACAAACGGTGAATGCATATTACAATCCTGTCATGAATGAAATTGTATTTCCAGCCGCCATCCTTCAACCGCCATTTTTCAATATGGATGCCGATGATGCGATTAACTTTGGTGGGATTGGCGCGGTGATTGGCCACGAGATTAGTCATGGTTTTGATGATCAAGGTGCAAAATATGATGGGGATGGTAACTTACGTGACTGGTGGACGGATGCCGATCGTGAAGAGTTCCAAAAACGTGGTGCTCAACTATCTGCCCAATACTCAAAATATGAAGCATTACCAGGTAAGCATGTAAATGGCGATCTGACCTTAGGGGAAAATATTGGTGATCTTGGCGGGCTTACCGTTGCAGCTCGTTCCTACCATCTGAGCCTTAATGGTAAACAAGGGCCCGTGATCGATGGCTTAACCGGTGAGCAAAGATTATTTGTTGGCTGGTCACAGGTGTGGCGTCGTAACTACCGTGATGAAGAGCTAGGACGTCGTTTGATGACTGATTCACATTCACCGAGTCACTTCCGTGCAATGGGGACACCAAGAAACATTCCGGCGTTCTACCAAGCTTTCGATCTGAAAGAGGGAGACAAGATGTTTCTTGCACCAGAAGATAGAGTGAAGATCTGGTAA
- the aceE gene encoding pyruvate dehydrogenase (acetyl-transferring), homodimeric type: MSEHMLQDVDPLETNEWLSALESVVREEGVERAQFLLEQVLDKARLDGVDMATGITTNYINTIPTTQEPAYPGNTTIERRIRSIIRWNAIMIVLRASKKDLDLGGHMASFQSAASFYEVCFNHFFRAPNEVDGGDLVYYQGHISPGIYSRAFVEGRLTEDQLDNFRQEVDGKGLPSYPHPKLMPEFWQFPTVSMGLGPMSAIYQARFLKYLDGRGLKDTSAQRVYAFLGDGEMDEPESRGAISFASREKLDNLCFLINCNLQRLDGPVMGNGSIIQELEGLFRGAGWNVVKVIWGNNWDSLLAKDTTGKLLQLMNETVDGDYQTFKSKDGAYVREHFFGKYPETAALVSDMTDVEIFALKRGGHDSSKLYAAFKNAQDTKGKPTVILAKTVKGYGMGEAAEGKNIAHGVKKMDMTHVLQLRNRLGLEDLLTDEKVSELPYLKLEEGSAEYEYLHARRQALHGYTPQRLPNFTKPLEIPTVEEFTPLLVEQKREISTTMAFVRTLNILLKNKGIGKNIVPIIADEARTFGMEGLFRQIGIYNPHGQEYTPEDRSVVSYYKEATSGQVLQEGINELGAMSSWVAAATSYSTNDLPMIPFYIYYSMFGFQRVGDMAWMAGDQQARGFLLGATAGRTTLNGEGLQHEDGHSHIQANTIPNCISYDPTFAYELAVIMQDGIRRMYGDQENVFYYLTLMNENYAMPAMPAGSEEGIRKGIYKLESYKGSHKVQLMSSGTIMNEVRKAAQILSDEYDVASDVYSVTSFNELTREGQDVERFNMLHPEAEPKQAYITQVMGSEPAIAATDYMKNYAEQVRAFVPAESFKVLGTDGFGRSDSRENLRRHFEVNAGYVVVAALSELAKRGDIEKSVVAKAIAKFNIDADKTNPLYA, from the coding sequence ATGTCTGAACATATGCTACAAGACGTAGATCCACTAGAAACAAACGAGTGGTTGTCTGCTCTAGAATCAGTTGTACGCGAAGAAGGCGTTGAACGTGCTCAATTCTTACTTGAGCAAGTACTTGATAAAGCCCGTCTAGACGGTGTTGATATGGCTACGGGTATCACCACTAATTACATCAACACAATCCCTACCACCCAAGAACCTGCATATCCTGGTAACACGACGATAGAGCGTCGTATTCGTTCTATCATTCGCTGGAACGCGATCATGATCGTGCTACGTGCGTCTAAAAAAGATTTAGACCTCGGTGGCCACATGGCTTCATTCCAGTCAGCGGCTTCATTTTATGAAGTCTGTTTTAACCACTTCTTCCGTGCACCAAACGAAGTCGATGGTGGTGATTTAGTTTATTATCAAGGGCATATATCTCCTGGTATCTACTCTCGTGCATTTGTTGAAGGTCGATTAACTGAGGACCAATTAGATAACTTCCGTCAAGAAGTTGATGGTAAAGGTCTTCCTTCATACCCTCATCCAAAGCTAATGCCTGAATTCTGGCAATTCCCAACGGTATCTATGGGTCTGGGTCCGATGTCAGCTATTTATCAAGCACGGTTCCTTAAGTACTTAGATGGTCGCGGCTTGAAAGACACCTCTGCACAGCGTGTGTATGCTTTCCTTGGTGACGGTGAGATGGATGAACCGGAATCACGTGGTGCTATCTCTTTTGCTTCTCGTGAAAAGCTAGATAACCTCTGCTTCTTGATCAACTGTAACCTACAGCGCCTTGATGGTCCTGTGATGGGCAACGGTAGCATCATCCAAGAGCTTGAAGGCTTATTCAGAGGTGCTGGTTGGAATGTGGTTAAAGTGATCTGGGGCAACAACTGGGATTCACTATTAGCAAAAGACACCACCGGCAAACTACTGCAGTTGATGAATGAGACTGTCGATGGCGATTACCAGACATTTAAGTCAAAAGATGGCGCTTACGTACGTGAACACTTCTTTGGTAAGTACCCTGAAACTGCCGCGCTTGTATCTGATATGACAGATGTTGAGATCTTTGCGCTTAAGCGTGGTGGTCATGATTCATCTAAGTTGTATGCTGCATTTAAGAATGCACAAGATACCAAAGGTAAGCCAACTGTTATTCTTGCTAAAACGGTAAAAGGTTACGGCATGGGTGAGGCCGCAGAAGGCAAGAACATTGCTCACGGCGTGAAGAAGATGGACATGACACACGTACTTCAGTTACGTAATCGTCTGGGTCTTGAAGACTTGTTAACCGATGAGAAAGTATCTGAACTTCCCTACCTTAAGTTAGAGGAAGGCTCGGCTGAATATGAATATTTACATGCTCGTCGTCAAGCACTACATGGTTATACTCCACAGCGTCTGCCTAACTTTACTAAGCCGTTAGAGATACCAACAGTTGAAGAGTTTACTCCTTTACTTGTTGAGCAAAAACGTGAAATATCTACCACAATGGCATTTGTGCGTACATTGAACATCTTGTTAAAGAACAAGGGTATTGGTAAGAATATCGTTCCTATTATTGCCGATGAAGCGCGTACCTTTGGTATGGAAGGCTTGTTCCGTCAAATCGGTATCTACAATCCACATGGTCAGGAATATACGCCTGAAGATCGCAGTGTTGTTTCTTACTACAAAGAAGCGACGTCGGGTCAAGTATTGCAAGAAGGTATCAATGAGTTAGGTGCTATGTCTTCATGGGTTGCAGCAGCAACGTCATACAGCACTAACGATTTGCCAATGATTCCATTCTACATCTACTATTCTATGTTCGGTTTCCAGCGTGTTGGTGACATGGCGTGGATGGCGGGTGATCAACAAGCTCGTGGTTTCCTATTAGGTGCTACAGCGGGTCGTACAACATTGAACGGTGAAGGTTTGCAGCACGAAGATGGCCACAGCCATATTCAGGCGAACACTATTCCTAACTGTATCTCTTATGATCCTACTTTCGCTTATGAATTAGCAGTCATTATGCAGGACGGTATCCGTCGCATGTATGGCGATCAAGAGAATGTGTTCTACTACTTAACGCTAATGAATGAAAACTACGCGATGCCAGCGATGCCAGCAGGCAGTGAAGAGGGTATTCGTAAAGGTATCTATAAGCTTGAGTCTTATAAAGGTAGTCATAAGGTTCAGCTAATGAGCTCTGGTACTATCATGAATGAAGTACGTAAAGCGGCCCAAATTTTGAGTGATGAATACGATGTTGCTTCTGATGTTTACTCAGTGACCTCTTTCAACGAGTTAACTCGTGAAGGTCAAGATGTTGAGCGTTTCAATATGCTGCATCCTGAAGCTGAGCCAAAGCAAGCTTACATTACTCAAGTTATGGGCAGCGAGCCAGCCATTGCAGCGACTGATTACATGAAGAACTATGCAGAGCAAGTTCGCGCTTTCGTACCTGCTGAGTCATTTAAAGTACTCGGTACTGATGGCTTCGGCCGTTCAGATAGCCGTGAGAATTTACGTCGTCACTTTGAAGTGAACGCTGGTTACGTTGTAGTAGCAGCATTGAGTGAACTCGCTAAACGTGGCGATATTGAAAAGTCAGTGGTTGCAAAAGCCATTGCTAAATTCAACATCGACGCTGACAAGACAAATCCGCTATACGCGTAA
- the lpdA gene encoding dihydrolipoyl dehydrogenase, with amino-acid sequence MIRKIEEEMSNEIKTQVVVLGAGPAGYSAAFRAADLGLDVIIIERFNTLGGVCLNVGCIPSKALLHVAKVIEDAKTISSHGVVFGEPKIDLAKLREYKTSVIDQLTGGLGGMSKMRKVDVVHGLGKFTGPNTIEVTGEDGVVKVVRFENAIIAAGSRPIKLPFIPHEDPRIWDSTDALELNEVPDKLLVMGGGIIGLEMGTVYYSLGSQIDVVEMFDQVIPAADKDVVRVYTKKIKKKFNLILETKVTAVEAKEDGIYVTMEGKKAPAEPVRYDAVLVAIGRSPNGKLLEAEKAGVNVDERGFINVDKQMRTNVPHIYAIGDIVGQPMLAHKGVHEGHVAAEVISGLKHFFDPKVIPSIAYTDPEVAWVGLTEKEAKEQGIAYETATFPWAASGRAIASDCSDGMTKLIFDKETHRVIGGAIVGVNGGELLGEIGLAIEMDCDAEDLALTIHAHPTLHESVGLAAEMYEGSITDLPNPKAKKKK; translated from the coding sequence ATGATTAGAAAAATAGAGGAAGAGATGAGTAACGAAATCAAAACTCAGGTAGTAGTACTAGGTGCAGGCCCTGCAGGATATTCAGCAGCTTTCCGTGCGGCAGATTTAGGTTTAGATGTAATTATTATTGAGCGTTTTAATACACTTGGCGGTGTATGTTTAAATGTGGGCTGTATTCCTTCAAAGGCACTATTACACGTAGCTAAAGTGATTGAAGATGCTAAAACAATCTCCTCTCACGGTGTTGTTTTTGGTGAGCCTAAAATAGATTTAGCTAAACTTCGTGAATATAAAACATCTGTGATCGATCAGCTTACAGGCGGATTGGGCGGAATGTCCAAGATGCGTAAGGTTGATGTGGTCCATGGTCTAGGTAAATTCACTGGTCCAAATACGATTGAAGTGACTGGTGAAGATGGCGTTGTTAAAGTCGTTCGCTTTGAAAATGCTATCATCGCTGCGGGTTCGCGCCCAATCAAGTTGCCATTCATCCCACATGAAGACCCACGTATTTGGGATTCAACCGATGCGCTAGAGCTTAATGAAGTACCTGATAAACTACTCGTTATGGGTGGCGGTATTATCGGTCTGGAAATGGGAACGGTTTATTATTCTTTAGGCAGTCAGATTGACGTGGTTGAGATGTTTGACCAAGTGATTCCAGCAGCGGATAAAGATGTAGTTCGCGTTTATACCAAGAAGATTAAGAAGAAATTCAATCTTATCCTCGAAACAAAAGTGACAGCCGTTGAAGCAAAAGAAGACGGTATTTATGTGACGATGGAAGGCAAGAAAGCCCCTGCTGAGCCTGTTCGTTATGATGCTGTATTAGTTGCCATTGGTCGTTCACCTAACGGTAAGCTGCTTGAAGCTGAGAAAGCGGGTGTTAATGTTGATGAGCGTGGCTTTATCAATGTTGATAAGCAGATGCGTACCAATGTACCACACATCTATGCTATCGGTGATATCGTTGGTCAACCTATGCTGGCACATAAAGGTGTGCATGAAGGTCACGTTGCTGCAGAAGTTATTTCTGGTCTTAAGCACTTCTTCGATCCAAAAGTTATTCCATCAATTGCATACACAGATCCAGAAGTTGCATGGGTTGGTCTAACTGAGAAAGAAGCTAAAGAGCAAGGTATTGCTTATGAAACCGCGACTTTCCCTTGGGCTGCTAGTGGTCGTGCAATTGCATCAGATTGTAGCGATGGTATGACTAAGCTAATCTTTGATAAAGAGACTCATCGCGTTATCGGTGGTGCTATTGTAGGTGTCAACGGTGGTGAGCTACTGGGTGAGATTGGTCTTGCTATTGAGATGGATTGTGATGCTGAAGATTTAGCGTTAACTATCCATGCACATCCGACTCTGCATGAGTCTGTAGGTCTTGCTGCTGAGATGTACGAAGGTTCAATTACTGATTTGCCAAACCCAAAGGCAAAGAAAAAGAAGTAA
- the aceF gene encoding pyruvate dehydrogenase complex dihydrolipoyllysine-residue acetyltransferase — translation MTIEINVPDIGADEVEVTEILVSVGDKVEEEQSLISVEGDKASMEVPASQAGIVKEIRVAVGDKVSTDSLIMIFESDAVQAAPVVESAPVAAPAASAELKEVHVPDIGDDEVEVTEILVNVGDSIAEEQSLLSVEGDKASMEVPAPFAGILKEIKIVVGDKVSTGSLVMVFEVAGSATAAPVVAPIAAPTPSAAPSVQDIFVPDIGGDEVEVTEIMVNVGDMVTEEQSLISVEGDKASMEVPAPFAGKVTAIKISQGDKVSTGSLIMTFEVVGSASVATPVSAAPAQAAPVAAPVAMAAASAPAKEDFVANKAYAHASPVIRRLARELGVNLANVKGTGRKNRIVKDDVYSYVKAAVKQVESGTVSAGKGGNSDLDLLPWPKIDFSKFGETEVKPLSRIQKISGANLHRNWVKIPHVTQWDNADITELEVFRKAQNAAEAKKDSGMKITPLVFIMKAVAKALEAFPTFNSSLSDDGASLIMKKYVNVGIAVDTPNGLVVPVFKDVNKKGIHELSDELKVISKKARGGKLTSADMQGGCFTISSLGGIGGTAFTPIVNAPEVGILGVSKSEMKPVWNGKEFEPRLMLPLSLSYDHRVVDGAEGARFITYLNNCLSDIRTLVL, via the coding sequence ATGACAATCGAAATTAATGTACCAGATATCGGTGCCGATGAGGTTGAAGTGACTGAGATCCTTGTTAGCGTAGGCGACAAGGTTGAAGAAGAGCAGTCGCTGATCTCTGTTGAAGGCGATAAAGCTTCGATGGAAGTTCCTGCATCGCAAGCGGGTATAGTGAAAGAGATTAGAGTTGCTGTCGGCGATAAAGTCTCTACAGACTCATTGATTATGATCTTTGAATCAGATGCAGTTCAGGCTGCACCCGTTGTGGAGTCAGCTCCTGTAGCGGCACCAGCGGCATCTGCTGAGCTAAAAGAAGTTCATGTGCCTGATATTGGCGATGACGAAGTCGAAGTTACTGAGATTTTAGTTAACGTAGGCGACAGCATAGCTGAAGAGCAATCACTGTTAAGTGTTGAAGGTGATAAAGCCTCAATGGAAGTACCTGCTCCCTTTGCTGGTATTTTGAAAGAGATTAAAATAGTGGTAGGCGACAAGGTATCAACAGGTAGCTTGGTCATGGTGTTTGAAGTTGCAGGTTCTGCAACTGCAGCACCAGTAGTCGCGCCTATTGCAGCTCCGACTCCTTCAGCAGCCCCATCAGTACAAGATATCTTTGTACCTGATATTGGTGGTGATGAAGTTGAAGTGACTGAAATTATGGTCAACGTCGGCGATATGGTCACTGAAGAGCAATCTCTTATCAGTGTTGAAGGTGATAAGGCTTCTATGGAAGTACCTGCACCTTTTGCCGGTAAAGTGACCGCGATTAAGATTAGTCAAGGTGATAAAGTGTCTACAGGGTCGTTAATCATGACCTTTGAAGTTGTTGGTAGCGCTTCTGTAGCGACTCCTGTATCTGCTGCACCAGCTCAAGCTGCTCCAGTAGCCGCCCCTGTTGCAATGGCCGCAGCATCGGCACCAGCGAAAGAAGATTTTGTTGCTAATAAGGCTTATGCCCACGCATCTCCTGTTATCCGTCGTCTTGCACGTGAGTTGGGTGTGAACCTAGCGAATGTAAAAGGCACTGGCCGCAAAAATCGTATCGTTAAAGATGATGTATACAGCTACGTTAAAGCAGCTGTTAAGCAGGTCGAATCTGGTACTGTTAGCGCTGGCAAAGGTGGTAATAGTGATTTAGATTTACTGCCATGGCCGAAAATTGATTTCAGCAAGTTTGGTGAGACTGAAGTTAAGCCTCTGTCACGTATTCAGAAGATCTCTGGTGCCAATCTGCATAGAAACTGGGTGAAAATCCCCCATGTGACTCAGTGGGATAATGCTGATATCACTGAGCTCGAAGTGTTCCGTAAAGCACAAAATGCTGCGGAAGCTAAGAAAGACTCAGGTATGAAAATAACGCCACTTGTGTTCATCATGAAAGCGGTTGCTAAAGCGCTTGAAGCTTTCCCAACATTTAACTCCTCTCTTTCTGATGACGGCGCAAGCTTGATCATGAAGAAGTATGTCAATGTGGGTATTGCTGTTGATACGCCAAATGGTCTAGTTGTTCCTGTCTTTAAAGATGTGAACAAGAAAGGCATTCACGAATTGTCTGATGAGCTTAAGGTTATCTCTAAAAAAGCGCGCGGCGGAAAATTAACTTCTGCTGACATGCAAGGTGGTTGTTTCACGATTTCAAGCTTAGGCGGAATTGGTGGTACAGCATTTACGCCTATCGTCAATGCGCCAGAAGTTGGTATTCTAGGTGTGTCTAAGTCTGAAATGAAGCCAGTCTGGAACGGTAAAGAATTCGAGCCTCGCTTGATGCTGCCTTTATCACTGTCGTATGACCATCGTGTTGTTGATGGCGCGGAAGGTGCGCGTTTCATCACTTACTTGAATAACTGTTTATCAGATATTCGCACGCTGGTTTTATAA
- a CDS encoding patatin-like phospholipase family protein: protein MIRSTALFLLLFFTIFSTLAEVRPKIGLVLSGGGAKGAAHIGVLKVLEANRVPVDYIAGTSIGAYVAGMYALGYSASEIEQIMMNESWSDGYSDTIPRESLSYRDKQQRDRFNIPVNMGYSDETVKLPNGLLRGQTMSQLLQRSTGLVHQFGNFDELAIPYRAVATDLETSKPVILSQGSIIKAMQASATVPGALQPIKYDGKLLVDGGIANNMPVDVVKALGADIVIAVDIGSSLVKKEELDSTVAVLNQLSTMLTNASTERQKLLLSEDDILIRPNVGNMSTTDFEIMPQAYALGEKAALEHVLSLKGLSVGEAEYAVYKNNKHRLSQRWQNNVQLPIIQIVFNNDSKVSESLLRETFDLHVGEVVTTEVLEQAIANVYSLDKFERVNAEFVDTDKGRVLTLNTRSKSWGPNYFGLGFSWEDDLTEDSSMSLDFSYTMTDLTDTGGEWRNELRIGFEKLVSTEFYLPLDYDQGFYARTELAYELKSFDIYESNSKFIEFSQTVYRADIGIGYNYTLEGLIELGFTNEKGEFEFLKDHNHYHSYGGYLKLGFDNLNSMNFPTTGNRFTLSMYYRRDDNDQSFEYESSGYSFQVEADWRGALSLGNHALVGIASLATIDTEDPFNPHLAELGGFLNLSGYHKNSLVGAHKIFGAFVYQYDLGRDVLGMTEYPLYLGGSLEAGNVWQNRDNIDLNDLIYSGSVFFGTDTTMGPAALGFGWADDGEMTLFLFLGKSW from the coding sequence ATGATACGTTCAACTGCACTATTTTTATTACTATTTTTTACCATTTTCTCTACTCTGGCAGAAGTCAGACCTAAAATAGGTTTAGTACTGAGTGGTGGTGGGGCTAAAGGTGCGGCTCATATTGGCGTCCTCAAAGTATTGGAAGCGAATAGAGTACCTGTCGATTATATTGCAGGTACAAGTATAGGAGCCTATGTCGCTGGTATGTACGCCCTTGGATACTCTGCCTCAGAGATCGAGCAGATCATGATGAATGAATCATGGTCCGATGGTTATTCAGATACCATTCCTAGAGAATCACTGAGTTACCGTGATAAGCAGCAGAGAGACCGTTTTAATATTCCAGTCAATATGGGTTATAGCGATGAAACGGTTAAGTTACCTAACGGTTTACTTCGTGGACAAACCATGTCTCAGCTTCTGCAAAGATCCACTGGTTTAGTTCATCAATTTGGCAATTTTGATGAACTTGCTATCCCTTACCGTGCGGTCGCGACCGATCTAGAAACCAGTAAACCGGTTATTCTCTCCCAAGGCAGTATTATCAAAGCGATGCAAGCATCGGCAACCGTGCCAGGGGCATTGCAGCCAATTAAGTATGATGGAAAACTGTTGGTGGACGGTGGCATCGCCAATAACATGCCCGTAGATGTGGTCAAGGCGCTGGGGGCCGATATAGTCATTGCTGTCGATATAGGCTCGTCTCTGGTAAAGAAGGAGGAACTAGATAGTACCGTTGCTGTGCTTAACCAGTTATCAACCATGTTGACGAATGCGAGCACAGAGCGGCAAAAGTTATTGCTCAGTGAGGATGATATCCTTATTCGCCCAAATGTGGGAAATATGAGCACTACTGATTTTGAGATTATGCCCCAAGCTTATGCTTTAGGTGAAAAGGCCGCGCTTGAACATGTGTTAAGTCTTAAGGGACTGAGTGTAGGGGAGGCTGAATACGCTGTATATAAGAATAATAAACACAGATTGAGTCAGCGCTGGCAGAATAATGTACAACTTCCCATTATACAAATCGTGTTTAATAATGATTCTAAAGTGAGTGAGTCGTTGTTGAGGGAAACGTTTGACCTTCATGTGGGTGAAGTTGTCACAACAGAAGTATTAGAACAAGCAATTGCTAATGTTTATTCTCTTGATAAATTTGAGCGGGTCAATGCTGAGTTTGTCGATACAGATAAAGGGCGTGTGCTGACCTTAAACACCAGGTCTAAGTCATGGGGGCCTAATTATTTTGGTTTAGGTTTTAGCTGGGAGGATGACCTTACAGAGGACTCAAGTATGTCATTGGATTTCTCCTATACGATGACTGACTTGACTGATACCGGTGGTGAGTGGCGCAATGAATTACGAATAGGCTTTGAAAAATTAGTTTCAACCGAGTTTTATCTACCGCTGGATTATGATCAAGGCTTTTATGCTAGAACAGAATTGGCTTATGAACTTAAAAGTTTTGATATATATGAGAGTAATTCTAAGTTTATTGAGTTTTCTCAAACCGTGTATCGAGCGGATATAGGAATAGGTTATAACTATACGCTGGAAGGGTTAATTGAACTGGGATTCACCAATGAGAAAGGTGAGTTTGAGTTTCTGAAGGACCACAATCATTATCATTCTTATGGTGGTTACTTGAAATTAGGTTTCGATAATCTTAATAGTATGAACTTTCCGACTACGGGTAACCGTTTCACCTTGAGTATGTACTATAGAAGAGATGACAACGACCAATCTTTCGAATATGAAAGTTCAGGTTACTCCTTTCAAGTAGAAGCAGATTGGCGAGGGGCGCTAAGCTTAGGAAATCATGCTTTAGTAGGTATTGCTTCTTTAGCGACTATTGATACTGAAGATCCTTTCAATCCTCACTTGGCTGAGCTTGGGGGCTTTCTTAACTTGTCTGGTTACCATAAGAACTCTCTGGTTGGTGCTCACAAAATTTTTGGTGCCTTCGTATATCAATATGATCTCGGCCGTGATGTTCTCGGAATGACAGAGTATCCACTGTATCTTGGTGGAAGTTTAGAGGCGGGTAACGTGTGGCAGAACAGAGATAATATAGACCTAAACGATCTTATATATTCAGGCAGCGTGTTCTTCGGTACTGATACCACCATGGGGCCTGCAGCATTAGGTTTCGGCTGGGCTGATGATGGTGAAATGACACTGTTTCTATTTTTAGGTAAAAGTTGGTAA